A window of Candidatus Saccharibacteria bacterium oral taxon 488 genomic DNA:
AAGGACGGTGTCGGTCAGGGTGGTGTTGCCGAAACGTGCCAGGCGTTCGGTGATGCGGCTGGCTGGTGAGCGCGGGTCGGAATAGATGACTTCCCCGCCCTGAGCCGGTAGTTTGGCGACTTCATCAGCGGTAATGATTTCGGGCAAGCGATCCTTGATATACAGCTGCCACACGCAACTCCCCGACTGATCGCAGCGGATGAGTAGGGTCTTGAGCTGGCGAGCCGAGACGTGTTTATGGCGCAGTAAATCGCGGATCGTACGCGCCAAGTTGTTGATTGCAGGGTGTGCCAAACTTGTGCCATCGACGACAATCTTGCCTTTGCTGCCGCGGCGAAAAAATGCTAAATCAAGCGTATCGCCAGATGATTCTTCACTGTCGCCATCCGCGTCTATTCCTCGGGTATCATCAGAAAATAATCCGGGACCCGAGACAGCCCCAGGTTCTTTCTGAGATACCGCTCGGGATACTACCGATTCGCTGTACCAGCTAAATTCAACTTTGTTGCGATAACCATATGCGACATTGTCGCAATAAATATCAATCGCCGCTGGTAGTGTGACATTATGCAGGGTAAACGCATCATTAATCAACTGTGCCTTATGCGTCTGCTCAACTTCGAGCGGCATAATCTGCCACGGGCTGGTCGATAGATAACTATCCGGATCACGCGGCTGGATGCGGTCGGGGCTTGGCGAGATTACTTCCTCGACGACTGCCTCGACGAAGTGCGATTTCTTTTTGGTAACGCGAACGGTGACGGTCTCGCCTGGTAGCCCGCCCCATACGAAACATTTACGCCCGTCAGCCAGCGTCCCCAGTGCTTGCCCGCCGCCGACGATTTTCTCCAGTGTCAGCGTCTCGAAACTCTGTCGTTTCATCAAGAGTTATTATAACAAATTAGAAATTACACTCTGGCACGCCGCCAAACCAGCCGTTTTGCATATTGCGGCCAGTGCGGCAGGTGGTGCCATCTGAGAGCGGCACCTTTATGGCGTAGCGGGTCGGCACGACGCTGGAAGCGTGGGTCGTGTCAGTGGCTGCGAGATACCAATAGTCGCGGCCTTCGTGGTCTTTCGGCAGCTGC
This region includes:
- a CDS encoding TRAM domain-containing protein, yielding MKRQSFETLTLEKIVGGGQALGTLADGRKCFVWGGLPGETVTVRVTKKKSHFVEAVVEEVISPSPDRIQPRDPDSYLSTSPWQIMPLEVEQTHKAQLINDAFTLHNVTLPAAIDIYCDNVAYGYRNKVEFSWYSESVVSRAVSQKEPGAVSGPGLFSDDTRGIDADGDSEESSGDTLDLAFFRRGSKGKIVVDGTSLAHPAINNLARTIRDLLRHKHVSARQLKTLLIRCDQSGSCVWQLYIKDRLPEIITADEVAKLPAQGGEVIYSDPRSPASRITERLARFGNTTLTDTVLGVPFRYACEGFFQVNIPVYEQALRDMKEWVPYNKAHQERQLDQLETHGYTDNQQRAISQKKSGQLHVGPGLFSDDIRAVRLSTLDLYAGVGTIGLTIGGGNVTLVEINTDAVREMQRNITELGTDARAVLAPSEQALDHITGKEIVIVDPPRAGLHPDVIATLLQKLPPRIIYLSCNPVTQARDVALLQQHYRIAWHRGYNFFPRTPHIEHLVIIDKIS